From Carassius gibelio isolate Cgi1373 ecotype wild population from Czech Republic chromosome B23, carGib1.2-hapl.c, whole genome shotgun sequence, the proteins below share one genomic window:
- the LOC128011715 gene encoding homeobox protein Hox-C13a: MTTSLVLHPRWADTLMYVYEKSPNENNQNKSQIMEGLSGNCPATHCRELISHPALGRHSGTIATHQGSMYSDISSPETGRQCPAPQTSSSASLSYGYPFGNPYYGCRLSHSHNVNLQQKPCSYHPADKYAETSSALPTEELSSRAKEFAFYPSFASSYQAVPGYLDMSVVPSISAHPEPRHDALIPMEGYQHWALSNGWDGQVYCSKEQTQSSHLWKSPFPDVVPLQPEVSSYRRGRKKRVPYTKIQLKELEKEYAASKFITKDKRRRISATTNLSERQVTIWFQNRRVKEKKFVSKSKTNNHMHT, encoded by the exons ATGACGACTTCGCTGGTCCTGCATCCACGCTGGGCGGACACCTTGATGTACGTGTATGAAAAAAGCCCGAATGAAAATAATCAGAATAAAAGCCAAATTATGGAAGGATTGAGCGGGAATTGCCCTGCGACTCATTGCAGGGAACTGATCTCACACCCCGCGTTGGGGCGGCATTCCGGCACCATAGCGACTCACCAGGGATCCATGTACTCGGATATATCTTCCCCTGAAACTGGGCGACAGTGCCCCGCTCCACAGACGTCATCTAGCGCCTCTCTGAGTTACGGCTACCCCTTTGGAAACCCTTACTACGGTTGCAGATTATCTCACTCGCACAACGTGAACTTGCAGCAGAAACCATGTTCATACCATCCCGCAGACAAATATGCCGAGACGAGCAGCGCCTTGCCCACGGAGGAGCTCTCCAGCAGGGCAAAAGAGTTTGCTTTCTACCCGAGTTTTGCCAGCTCGTACCAGGCGGTTCCGGGATATCTAGATATGTCGGTGGTCCCCAGTATTAGTGCGCATCCTGAGCCACGTCACGATGCATTGATCCCCATGGAGGGCTATCAACACTGGGCTCTGTCGAATGGCTGGGATGGACAGGTGTACTGTTCaaaggaacagacacagtcttctCATCTTTGGAAATCTCCGTTTCCAG atgttgTTCCGTTGCAGCCAGAAGTCAGCAGTTATCGTCGAGGGCGCAAAAAGCGTGTTCCCTACACCAAGATACAACTAAAGGAACTGGAAAAAGAGTATGCAGCAAGCAAGTTCATCACCAAAGACAAGAGACGACGCATCTCTGCGACAACCAACCTCTCAGAACGCCAAGTTACTATCTGGTTCCAGAACCGCAGAGTGAAGGAGAAAAAGTTTGTCAGTAAATCAAAGACTAATAATCACATGCATACTTGA